The Hypanus sabinus isolate sHypSab1 chromosome X2 unlocalized genomic scaffold, sHypSab1.hap1 SUPER_X2_unloc_9, whole genome shotgun sequence genomic sequence CgtttttgtatctgttgtctgtTTAATGTGTTTTTGATCCCACACTCAACATAGAAAAGGCCAGAATTTCCACTGAACACATCCAGCAAAACCACGTTGATTccctgagcaaacacgaggaaatctgcagatgctgaaagtcaagcaacacacacaaaatgctggtggaacgcagcagaccaggcagcatctgtaggaagaagaactgtcgacgtttcgggccgagacatttcgtcaggactaaccgaaaggaaagatattaagagatttgaaagtaggagggggaggcggaaatgcgaaatgataggaaaagaccggagggggtgggatgaagctaagagctggaaaggtgattggccacagggatacagagctggggaagcgaaaggatcatgggacgggaggcctaggcagaaagaaaggggaagggagcaccggaaagagatggagaacaggcagtgatggtgagagggagagagagaaaaaaaagacgaacaactaaatatgtcagggatggggtaagaagggaaggaggggcattaacggaagtgacagaagtcaatgttcatgccatcaggttggaggctacccaggtgttgttcctccaacctgaatgtggcttcatcttgacagtagaggagtccatggatagacatatcagaatgggaatgggacgttgaattaaaatgtgtggccactgggaaatccagctttctctggcggacagagcgtaggtgttcagcgaaacggtctcccagtctgcgtcgggtctcaccaatatataaaaggccacaccgggagcactcgacgcagtgtaccacaccagctgtcctgacgaagggtctcggcccgaaacgtcgacagtgcttctccctactgatgctgcctggcctgctgtgttccaccagcattgtgtgtgtgttgtgtgattcccgagtctgcagcgcgcgtagtggtcaatcgcggtactgcaggggatcagtagctccccgaaagtgaaagcattctgaatcaggaagtgtcgggagttaacatggcttcgaaaggaccGGCCGAGAGTTTGAGCGAGGAGGCAATTTGTCCcgtctgcctggatttcttcaccgatccggttatactggtgtgtggacacaacttctgtcgctcttgtatcacacagtattgggaaagggaggagagaaactcctgcccggaatgtagagaggagtttactgaccgcaccctcagggtgaatcgggccttagcaaatctggctgaaaaagctcgaaatctaaaccttaatccgaaagggaaggaaagtaaacttcactgcgaggaacatgaggaagaactgaagctgttttgtgaaacggacaagacactgatctgtgtgatctgtgcagctgcgcaggaacacagagagcatCGATTTGTGCTGATTAAAGAGGCTGTTAAAAACTATCAGGTAAAAACTAACGTTAATTTAACACTTAACACATTTCCTTTGTCCTTTGCTACACCTGACTCCTAACCTCCTCCTTCGTCgccattcagggccgcaaacagcctAGTTCCTCCCGTTTCTTCCACGGTCTATTGTCCTCTcgaattagattccttcttctccagccctttacctcttccacctgtcccctctcagcttctcacttcatcaccctcccccacgttccccatcacgttgtctcacccgtcacctgtcagctggttctcatccccaacctttttattctggcttctctcccattccttcccagtcccaaagaagggtctcatcccggaacaccgactgtttatttcccctgaatagatgctgcctgacagttCCCCCGTCATTTTGtgtgataatcgggtttgatcacctgtttcttttgatgcatctttgtttctatttctttcactctctgacttccaggatcagctaaaatcttccttagactctctcacaaaaaagaaatcagacttccaggaaaaggagcagcaacagaaagagaagatttccggagttgggtgaggcttcctgagcggaatttctgatattactgtcgagttttgctccatttaatgcagaatagccgagtatcgcagctccagtgacctgggttcgatcctgacctctgctgctgtctgtgtggagtttgcaggctctccctgtgaccacgagaGACTCCGACACATCCCAGGGACATGCTGGATGAATGGCTAATTACCGTTAACCCTGAAAAGGTGGGGAAGGTGTGTGTGAATCAGATGAGAGTTTATGGTTCAATATGTGAGAGTAGGTTTCAGGAAAACGTGAGGAAATGGTGTTGACGGGAATGCACTCAGAAGTAGCATGGACTCCAATAGACCGAACTGAACGACAAAAggaaacagagcacagcaatgcagtatattaatcttcacctttccttcgacaggaacagtcacacagtgttcagtcccacatcacatcccagtttgctgaactgcgccagattatcactgagaaagagcagagcttactcagggatctcagggaagaagagaagaggattctcaacccaatggagaaaaatcttctagcacttcaagagaatataaggagtattcaggaggaaatcactaagttaaaggaacagatggatcagAAAGATGgtgtgatatttctcaaggtgagggattatatttcaatttgtttctgtcaAAGGGCACGAAATGAACAGTGAAATAAACACAGCACCGAGGCCAATTCTAACAAATCAATTGCCGCTGCTGGCAACCTCACACAAGTTGTTATACTTGCATGACGCGCCCTCCCATCACTCtaataatgacatttcaaaatgtCGAAGATACGCTTTCAGTCCTTCATTCGCCAAATACAACCTTGAAGCGATGAAACTTCAGGGTAATTCATTGTAAAGTAAGCTGCCACACAGCGGTCAAGTACAGAATGACATCCGCCCGTCCCCAGCTCAAAACTGCCCAGAACAAAGTACAGATACGTAACCTTTTCCCTTCGCTTTTACCACGTCCCCACTCACGTGacgagttaccataataaacacgtaacacagaatacaatgcagacagaaaacagacgcattgctcctacacacagcatttacaaatggcagtaaactgtttctcaccagacaATTGTTGCATCTATTCAGGGTTGTTGTTGTCCCATaataataagattattaagggatgggacacgctggaggcaggaagcatgttcccgctgatgggtgagtacagaactagaggccacagtttaagaataaggggtagcccatttagaacagtgatgcggaaaaatttttcacccagagagtggtggatatgtggaatgctctgccccagaaggcagtggaggccaagtttctggatgcattcaagagagagttagatagagctcttatagatagcggggtcaagggatttggggagagggcaggaacggggtactgattgtgtatgatcagccatgatcacagtgaatggctgtgctggctagaagggccgaatggcctactgctgcacctattgtctattgtctattgtcctaaaACTGGGcttccacaacttctgtacaCCCCAGGACAAAATGCAAATCTCTCTGAAATTATTTACTCCGAtcataacacagagctgctgactGTTTCCTTATTTACCGCATTAAATATCCTCTGAAACTCCCATTAACACCCGgttccagtcacaggctgtgagtgTGCCTGTTGCAGTtggtgtgagggtctctctgtcaatcagtgaGAACAAAGAATTTGACCCACACATTAGACTTATCCTCCATATCCGGTTTCCATCAGATTATGGAAACTTTCAAtgtctctttattttttggataTATTTTGCATGGGATTATATCCCATTCTCTATCATAAACAGGCCATTAGGTCAATCTTCTATCAGTATCCCTGCTTCACAATCCTCCTGCCACCTACTCACCGCACCCAGCAACAGTGCCCCGAACTCCCTGGTCCCTCACGTGTTTATCCAGCCTCCCCATTACAGTCactctgctgttccatttcatCCACTCCTGTGGCAGCAAGTTTCACATCCTCCTCACTAAAtttcttgtggaatttgttaaaatccatctggaattTCATCTCCCCACGAGTCTCCCCATAAATAGAGATACTTCCTCCACCCGCACATAATCACATAGatcactgatcttaaattcctccatcctatcacactgacgtcatatccagatgataatgcacagcctgtcctgtcttCCCTGTAAGTTTCTTCCTCTCAGTAATGGTTTCACATTCAgaaactttccctgtaatttaccccatggttctgtattgtccgtgtgtgtgagtgactgtgggAGTTGGAATTTTCAACaccttgtaatgatttggatgaagttcaggatgtggacagtaagtgcaagtctaatcagatttgtgttttatttatttcaggaagaagctcgtcggaacagaaggtaggacaggctctttattgaaaccctgaatggatttgaaaatagttcagaatagcaatttataaccagcagtttaatatttacaggattaatgacaatgtccaggaattgtcagtgacagatgagaccctaccggttgaaaaattcgatcacatctatttgttgaacacagtgctgagagaaacgcttgatgctattaatcgaggtaaaacttacaaagattcatTTCTCCTTGTTTATGAAGATCAATTTAGTTCCAATTTGAGGCAAAGATTGTCTGTAATACTGGGGTGCaggggaactgaagtttattccacatcaaccccactgactgggaggcatcactgtcacatggtcagctggagatgtcagacccctggacaCACCAGCACAGGGTCACAATACAACCAATACATGGGACTGGCGGATGAACCACTGTGTTCCAATCCCAGGCGAATGCACTAACACACCAGTGCATAAGTTTGGATCCAACCAGAGGAACTGGTGTTGTGATGTTGTTGTGGCCATCGCGGAatcatggttgtagttgggatctgaatgtccaaggttacacaatgtATTGGTGGTATAGGAAGGTCgggtgagggggtggtgtggctctgctggtaaatcagtagcaagatgtgacataggattggaagatgttgaatcttgtgggttgaggtaaggaattgcaaaagtaaaaatgacacagacaccagtcatatacaggcctcccaacagtcagtgggttgaggcccacagattacaactggaaatagaaaaggctgatgaaaaggacaatgttatgataatcacgggagatttcaacatgcaggtcaattgggaaaatcaggttggtaaaggatctcaagagagtgagtttgttgaatgcaatgtgatggctt encodes the following:
- the LOC132385995 gene encoding uncharacterized protein LOC132385995 isoform X2, which encodes MLDEWLITVNPEKEQSHSVQSHITSQFAELRQIITEKEQSLLRDLREEEKRILNPMEKNLLALQENIRSIQEEITKLKEQMDQKDGVIFLKEEARRNRSSLIFTGLMTMSRNCQ
- the LOC132385995 gene encoding uncharacterized protein LOC132385995 isoform X1; translation: MLDEWLITVNPEKEQSHSVQSHITSQFAELRQIITEKEQSLLRDLREEEKRILNPMEKNLLALQENIRSIQEEITKLKEQMDQKDGVIFLKEEARRNRRINDNVQELSVTDETLPVEKFDHIYLLNTVLRETLDAINRGKTYKDSFLLVYEDQFSSNLRQRLSVILGCRGTEVYSTSTPLTGRHHCHMVSWRCQTPGHTSTGSQYNQYMGLADEPLCSNPRRMH